The window TCTTCGTCGCCGACCGCCAGAGCGGCCCGGTGCTTCTGAAATACGCGCCCGAGCACATCAAGATGGACATCCTGCCGCGCATCTGCCGCGGCGAAGTCTGTTTTTCCATTGGCATGAGCGAGCCGAATTCCGGCTCCGATCTTTTCGCCGCCAAGACCAAAGCCACCAAGACCGACGGCGGCTTTTTGATCAACGGCACCAAGATCTGGACCTCGTCGGCGCAAGTGGCAAATTACATGCTGGCGATCTTCCGCACCTCGCCATCGACCAAGGAAAACCGCCGCCACGGCCTGACGCAATTCCTGGTCGACATGAAGATTCCGGGGATCAAGGTCAACCCGATCGGGCAACTGACCGGCAAAGCCGAGTTCAACGAGGTGGTATTCACCGACGCCTTCGTGCCCGACGATCATGCGCTCGGCGAAATCGACGGCGCCTGGAAGCAGGCGACGAGCGAGCTCGCTTATGAGCGCAGCGGGCCGGAGCGCTTTCTGGAAACCTATTATGTACTGACAGAGCTCGTTCGCGCACTAGGCAATGAGCCCGACACCCGCGGCGCCGAGGGCGTCGGCCGCCTGGTGGCGCAATTGCACACCATGCGGCGGATGTCGGTGTCGGTCGCGGGCATGCTGCATGCCGGCAAGGAGCCGGTGGTGGAGGCTTCCATCGTCAAGGACATCGGCACCATCTGGGAACAGCAATTGCCGCAGCGGGTGCGCGATCTCGCAGCCTTCGTCGAGCCGGATGCCTCTAACCACGAAATCCTCGACACGGTATTGCCGTACGCGATGAAGGTCGCGCCGAAACTCACCATTCAGGGCGGCACCACCGAAGTGCTGCGCGGCATCATCGCGCGCGGGTTGGGCTTGCGCTAAATCGAAATCAATCGAGGATCAATCCATGAGCAAATATACTGATATCGGCGTCGACAAGGTCGGGCATGTCGGGACCATCGAAATCCGCCGGCCGCCACTGAACTTCTTCGATGTATCGCTGATCAACCAGATCGCGGACGCGCTGGAAGAGTTCGACAACGATATCGAGATCCGCGCCTCGGTGCTCGCGGCCCAAGGCAAGGCCTTCTGCGCCGGCGCCAATTTCGGCGACCCGGCGCGGCAGGAGGCCGAGGAGCGCGCCAAGACCGATCCGGCGTCGAACCTTCCGATCAACCATCTTTATGTCCAGGCGGTGCGGATTTTCCGCAACAAGAAGCCGATCGTCGCGGCTGTCCATGGCGCGGCCATCGGTGGCGGGTTAGGACTGGCGGTCGCCGCAGATTTCCGCGTCACCTGCCCCGAGGCGCGTTTCGCCGCCAACTTTACAAAGCTCGGATTCCATCCCGGCTTTGGCCTGACGGCGACGCTTCCCGAACTGGTCGGCAAGAACAATGCGGAATTGATTTTCTACACCAGCCGCCGCGTCACCGGCGAGGAAGCCACGCGGATGGGGCTCGCCAATATCTGCGTGCCGCAGGATCAGGTCCGAGCCGAGGCCATGAAGCTCGCGCAGGAAATCGCCGAATGCTCCCCGCTCGGCCTGATTTCGACCCGCGCCACCATGCGCGCCGGTCTCGCCGACCGCGTGCTGGCCGCGACCAATCATGAACTCGTCGAACAAAACAAGCTGCGCGCCACCGAGGATTTCAAGGAAGGCGTCAAAGCCACCGCCGAACGCCGCGTCGCGAATTTCAGGGGACGCTAGACGTCGTCCCTGCGAAAAGCAGGGACCCATACGCCGCGGCCCACGGAAAGGGCACAAGGGGAGACGGCTTTCTTCACCACAAACATCGGTGGTTATGGGTCCCTGCTTTCGCAGGGACGACAGCTAGTTCTTCAGTACCACCAGCGCATCCACGATCGTCACTCCCTGCCCTTCCGGGTGCACCAGAACCGGATTGATCTCGATCTCCGAAATCTGCGCGCTATATCGCGCCGCCAGCACGGACACCTGCGCGATCAGTTGCGAGAGCGCCGCGACATCCGCCTTTGCCGCTCCGCGAAATCCGTTGAGCAACGGCGCTGCCTTCAGCTCGGCCAGCATGCGAGAGGCTTCCACCGCGCTCACCGGCGCCGGCCGGTAGATCACGTCGCGGAACAGTTCGGTGGTGATGCCCCCAAAGCCGACCATGATCATCGGACCGAAAGTTGAATCCAGCATCGTGCCGATGATGATCTCGACGCCCTTTTTCGCCATCGGTCCGACCAGCACGCCCTGGATCGCCGCATCGGGCCGATGCCGGCGCGCGCTTTCCAACAGCGCCTCAAACGCCAAAAACACCTCGCCCTTGGTGGCGATATTGACGCGGACGCCGCCGACTTCGCTCTTGTGCGGGATGTCAGGCGATTGAACCTTCATCACCAGCGGAAATCCGACGTGCGCGATCGCGGCGTCCAGCGCGCTCTTCTCCCTTACCAGCACCTCGTCCGGCAACGCAATGCCGGCGGCGCGCAACAGCGCCTTGCTATCGGCTTCGGAAAGGGTCGCGGATGCCAGATGCGCGGAGAGGTCGCGCAAGCCCGCCGCCGCGGCATCCACCGGTGGCGCCAGCTTGAACCTGGCGTGCTCGACCAGCTTGCGCATGGCAACGGCGGCATGCGTCAACCCTGACAGCACGATGACGCCGGAGGCGGCGAGTTCGCGGCGCGCGAAATCGGACGGCAGCGTGTAGGAATAAAACACGATCGGCTTGCGCTGCGCATCGATGACCGGTTTCAGCTCCGCCTGCTTGAACGGCATCCGCGTGTCGCTGGACAGCGACAGCACCACAAGGATGGCGTCGACCTCATTGGAGGCGTCGAGCAGGTCGAT is drawn from Bradyrhizobium lablabi and contains these coding sequences:
- a CDS encoding acyl-CoA dehydrogenase family protein, producing MTAALRFDPIRLPPECETLRKEVRAFLAEEVARGTFDPHSPQGQDSDVPGFSKRVGERGWIGMTWPKKYGGHERSFLERYVVTEEMRVANAPTRRFFVADRQSGPVLLKYAPEHIKMDILPRICRGEVCFSIGMSEPNSGSDLFAAKTKATKTDGGFLINGTKIWTSSAQVANYMLAIFRTSPSTKENRRHGLTQFLVDMKIPGIKVNPIGQLTGKAEFNEVVFTDAFVPDDHALGEIDGAWKQATSELAYERSGPERFLETYYVLTELVRALGNEPDTRGAEGVGRLVAQLHTMRRMSVSVAGMLHAGKEPVVEASIVKDIGTIWEQQLPQRVRDLAAFVEPDASNHEILDTVLPYAMKVAPKLTIQGGTTEVLRGIIARGLGLR
- a CDS encoding enoyl-CoA hydratase/isomerase family protein, giving the protein MSKYTDIGVDKVGHVGTIEIRRPPLNFFDVSLINQIADALEEFDNDIEIRASVLAAQGKAFCAGANFGDPARQEAEERAKTDPASNLPINHLYVQAVRIFRNKKPIVAAVHGAAIGGGLGLAVAADFRVTCPEARFAANFTKLGFHPGFGLTATLPELVGKNNAELIFYTSRRVTGEEATRMGLANICVPQDQVRAEAMKLAQEIAECSPLGLISTRATMRAGLADRVLAATNHELVEQNKLRATEDFKEGVKATAERRVANFRGR